One genomic window of Punica granatum isolate Tunisia-2019 chromosome 1, ASM765513v2, whole genome shotgun sequence includes the following:
- the LOC116211076 gene encoding transmembrane 9 superfamily member 12-like — translation MRANTISEWMLLLVLVLSAHVSAGFYLPGGFLHTYSTRDQLYAKVLSLTSINSLIPLSYYNLPYCKPLWGVKKSKMNLGELLMGDQMMNSPYRFRVNVNESIYLCTTHPLTKHDVDFLKKMTREMYQVNILLDTLPVRRYLNQHGMSFRWNRFPVGYYFSSIGEDSFFYSFSIGEGSYYIVNHLKFRVLIHKHEPFEKGQATAFEIVGFEVSPCSIKHDLKRVEKALVYSNDIGPITCPVGVELEKAQIIEEGQKVSFSYEVEFVKSDLRWSSWWDPYLKMEGSEVHSYSIINSAITVLFLMGVISRIFIRNMRERAGYQTVNSDKEAQPAKLSDEILTSKIGYSNSFNGPRLEKLLCVMVGSGIQIMGTAIITVTFAALGFISPASRGSLLVGIITFYLFLGILGGFVGVYLWKVIKGTSEGWKSISWSIASGFPGIVIAIHSVLNYVLWHQNSTGAIPLFVHLEIFSLWLGILVPLTLLGGYLGAQAEDLKCPNVVQWIPKKAGASTLLVWFLALGVGTLPFGTIFIELFYILSSLFLGRYYYSYGFLLMVLLLLIIICVLASMIVTYMSLRAEDSGWWWKAFWASGSVGAYVFLYCASYLIYDLQGLSGPESVVIYLGYSVILATLTILAGGSVGFLGSFYWVKVLSTSKEIISFSKTFNELIPRCIRSSAA, via the coding sequence ATGAGAGCAAACACGATTTCAGAATGGATGCTTCTCTTGGTGCTGGTTCTATCGGCCCACGTTTCTGCTGGATTTTACCTGCCAGGAGGATTCTTGCACACTTACTCAACTAGAGATCAATTATACGCTAAAGTACTTTCATTAACATCTATTAATAGCTTGATTCCATTGAGCTACTACAATCTCCCTTACTGCAAGCCTCTTTGGGGAGTCAAGAAGAGTAAAATGAATCTCGGTGAGCTCCTCATGGGAGATCAAATGATGAATTCCCCATACCGGTTCAGAGTAAATGTAAATGAGTCCATCTACCTTTGCACTACACACCCTTTAACTAAACATGATGTAGACTTTTTGAAGAAGATGACCCGAGAGATGTACCAAGTCAACATTCTTCTTGATACTTTGCCCGTGCGAAGGTATTTAAACCAGCACGGTATGAGTTTCCGGTGGAATAGATTCCCAGTGGGCTATTACTTCTCTTCGATTGGCGAGGACAGTTTTTTTTACTCGTTTTCAATTGGCGAGGGCAGTTATTACATCGTTAATCACCTTAAGTTCCGTGTCTTGATCCACAAACACGAACCTTTTGAAAAGGGGCAAGCTACTGCATTCGAGATTGTCGGCTTCGAAGTGAGCCCGTGCAGCATCAAACACGACCTGAAAAGGGTGGAAAAGGCTTTGGTGTACTCCAATGATATTGGTCCTATAACTTGTCCTGTCGGCGTCGAGCTTGAGAAGGCGCAGATTATAGAGGAGGGACAAAAGGTGTCCTTCAGTTATGAGGTCGAGTTTGTGAAGAGCGATCTCCGGTGGTCTTCATGGTGGGATCCTTATCTGAAGATGGAAGGCTCTGAGGTCCACTCGTATTCGATAATTAACTCAGCAATCACAGTCCTTTTCCTGATGGGTGTCATCTCTAGAATATTTATTAGGAACATGAGGGAGCGTGCAGGTTACCAAACTGTGAATTCGGACAAAGAGGCTCAACCTGCAAAGCTGAGCGATGAGATTCTCACCTCAAAGATAGGCTATAGCAATTCGTTTAATGGACCGAGACTCGAGAAGCTTCTGTGTGTGATGGTTGGTAGTGGGATTCAAATCATGGGAACGGCGATCATTACTGTAACATTTGCAGCTCTTGGTTTCATTTCACCAGCTTCCCGAGGATCACTACTTGTGGGAATCATAACCTTCTATCTCTTCCTTGGAATCCTTGGTGGGTTTGTCGGTGTCTATCTGTGGAAGGTCATAAAGGGAACTTCTGAAGGTTGGAAGTCCATTTCCTGGTCTATCGCGTCAGGCTTCCCTGGGATCGTTATTGCCATTCATTCCGTGCTGAATTACGTACTCTGGCACCAGAACAGCACAGGCGCTATTCCCCTTTTTGTCCACCTTGAGATCTTCTCCTTGTGGCTGGGCATATTAGTCCCACTCACTCTCCTAGGAGGATACCTGGGAGCTCAGGCTGAGGATCTTAAGTGTCCTAATGTTGTTCAATGGATCCCCAAAAAAGCTGGTGCCAGTACACTCCTAGTATGGTTCCTTGCCCTTGGTGTCGGAACCCTGCCCTTTGGGACGATCTTCATTGAGCTCTTCTACATCCTCTCAAGCCTCTTCCTTGGGAGGTACTATTACTCCTACGGGTTCCTCCTGATGGTTCTATTGCTGTTGATAATCATCTGTGTCCTAGCCTCGATGATCGTCACCTACATGAGCCTCCGAGCTGAGGACTCCGGGTGGTGGTGGAAGGCTTTCTGGGCATCTGGGTCAGTTGGCGCTTACGTGTTCCTCTACTGTGCCAGTTACTTGATTTACGATCTCCAGGGACTGAGCGGACCCGAGTCAGTTGTCATATATCTTGGCTACTCCGTCATCCTAGCAACGTTGACCATACTTGCAGGGGGAAGCGTTGGATTCCTCGGTTCCTTTTACTGGGTTAAAGTCCTCTCCACTTCCAAGGAGATCATTAGTTTTTCAAAGACCTTCAACGAGTTGATTCCTCGGTGCATAAGAAGTTCTGCTGCTTAA
- the LOC116188780 gene encoding zinc transporter 5-like, with product MSLPRDRQALLGLSLCFLLLPVLAFGDCTCEGDSPDQENSHGALSYKLGAIACILIGGTLGVCLPILGKAVPALSPGSDLFFMVKAFAAGVILATGYIHVFPDAYESLTSPCLTSEVWGSFPFAGFIAMMAAIATLQVDMIATSHYTRRQLKEAASLGGAKNKDTEAGGANAADNDVKLSIHHVHGPAAAPPDSSASSLEILRHKVVSQVLEVGIVVHSVIIGISLGASQSTSTIRPLIAALTFHQFFEGMGLGGCITQANFKSRAVIVMALFFSLTTPVGIGIGIGVSNTYNENSPTALIIQGILNSASAGILVYMALVDLLAADFMSPRMLNSGKLQVLANASLLIGAGFMSLLAKWA from the exons ATGAGTCTCCCACGCGACCGCCAGGCCCTCCTTGGTCTCTCCCTTTGCTTCCTCCTCCTGCCGGTATTGGCCTTCGGGGACTGCACCTGTGAGGGAGACAGCCCCGACCAGGAAAACAGCCACGGCGCCCTCAGTTATAAGCTCGGTGCGATCGCTTGCATCCTCATTGGtggcactcttggcgtatgtCTTCCCATACTGGGAAAGGCTGTGCCTGCTCTCAGCCCGGGAAGCGACCTGTTCTTTATGGTGAAGGCTTTTGCTGCCGGGGTCATCCTAGCCACGGGATACATTCATGTCTTCCCGGACGCATATGAGAGTTTAACGTCCCCCTGCCTAACTTCCGAAGTGTGGGGGAGCTTTCCCTTTGCCGGTTTCATCGCGATGATGGCAGCAATCGCAACGCTTCAAGTCGATATGATCGCAACCTCGCACTACACCAGGAGACAATTGAAGGAGGCCGCCAGCTTGGGAGGAGCCAAAAACAAGGACACCGAGGCAGGTGGTGCCAATGCCGCAGACAACGACGTTAAGCTCTCGATCCACCACGTCCACGGCCCAGCTGCTGCTCCACCGGACTCCTCTGCGTCCTCTTTGGAAATTCTCCGGCACAAAGTCGTCTCTCAG GTGTTAGAGGTGGGGATCGTGGTGCACTCAGTCATTATCGGTATTTCTCTCGGGGCCTCGCAGAGTACCAGTACAATTAGGCCCCTCATAGCTGCCCTAACGTTTCATCAGTTCTTCGAGGGAATGGGCCTGGGCGGTTGCATCACTCAG GCAAACTTTAAGTCCCGTGCAGTAATCGTGATGGCCTTGTTCTTCTCCCTAACAACACCAGTGGGGATCGGCATTGGAATTGGCGTATCCAACACCTACAATGAGAACAGCCCCACTGCGTTGATCATCCAGGGGATCCTCAATTCTGCTTCAgcggggattctcgtgtacATGGCGCTGGTCGACCTGTTGGCTGCTGACTTCATGAGCCCCAGGATGCTGAATAGCGGGAAGTTGCAAGTGTTGGCCAACGCGTCTCTCCTCATAGGGGCGGGTTTCATGTCCCTCTTGGCCAAATGGGCTTGA
- the LOC116193193 gene encoding probable 2-oxoglutarate-dependent dioxygenase ANS isoform X1: MAEVAAAAAGSTAGAAMRVQSISQSGQSRVPPQYVQPVQTRPGNRAPGFDNIPSVDLSEFNPASRDRVREEIGPACRDWGAFHVIGHGVPPALLERVRAVGRAFFEEFPMEEKVKYACDASSAATEGYGSRMLENDDVVLDWRDYFDHHSLPLSRRNPSRWPHHPPDYRQVVAEYSDQMALLASKLLGLISESLGLPTSCIEDSVGEFYQNITISFYPPCPQPDLTLGLQAHSDMGAVTLLIQDDVGGLQVLKDGEWVMVQPVTDAIVVILADQTEIITNGAYRSAEHRAITNGSRARLSVATFHDPAKSKRISPASGLASGSSPPRYRDVVYGDYVSSWYTKGPKGKRNLDGLLL, translated from the exons ATGGCGGAAGTGGCAGCAGCAGCGGCCGGCTCCACTGCCGGCGCCGCCATGAGAGTGCAAAGCATTTCCCAATCGGGTCAATCCCGGGTACCTCCCCAGTACGTGCAGCCCGTCCAGACCCGGCCCGGCAATCGCGCCCCCGGCTTCGACAACATCCCCTCGGTCGACCTCTCGGAGTTCAACCCGGCCAGCAGGGACAGGGTTCGAGAGGAGATCGGGCCCGCCTGCAGGGACTGGGGGGCGTTCCACGTCATCGGCCATGGCGTGCCGCCGGCGCTACTGGAGCGGGTGAGGGCCGTGGGGAGGGCCTTCTTCGAGGAGTTCCCGATGGAGGAGAAGGTCAAGTACGCGTGCGACGCAAGCTCGGCGGCCACGGAGGGGTACGGGAGCAGGATGCTGGAAAACGACGACGTGGTGCTCGACTGGAGAGACTACTTCGACCACCACAGTTTGCCCCTCAGCCGCCGGAACCCATCTCGGTGGCCTCACCACCCTCCGGACTACCG GCAAGTCGTGGCAGAGTATAGCGACCAGATGGCTTTGCTGGCTTCGAAGCTGTTGGGTCTCATCTCGGAGAGTTTAGGACTTCCCACTTCGTGCATTGAGGATTCTGTCGGAGAATTCTACCAGAACATTACCATTAGCTTTTACCCGCCGTGCCCTCAACCCGACCTTACGCTGGGTCTTCAAGCACATTCAGACATGGGAGCAGTCACACTTCTGATACAAGACGATGTTGGTGGGCTCCAGGTCTTGAAGGACGGCGAATGGGTTATGGTGCAGCCTGTAACCGATGCAATTGTTGTCATTCTAGCTGACCAGACCGAG ATCATAACCAATGGAGCATACAGGAGTGCAGAACATCGGGCCATAACAAACGGTAGCAGAGCGAGGCTCTCAGTGGCTACATTCCACGACCCTGCAAAGTCCAAGAGAATATCCCCAGCTTCTGGGCTTGCGAGCGGATCTTCCCCTCCCCGCTATCGTGATGTTGTTTACGGGGACTATGTTTCTTCATGGTACACAAAGGGCCCCAAGGGAAAACGGAATTTAGATGGGCTTCTCCTCTAA
- the LOC116193190 gene encoding ATPase WRNIP1: protein MEMEQLLSMGFSNELAAEALAATGGKSTLEATEWILTHRSSPNPNPNPNPNLSQSPHQPKLDRFFQFRSNPSAPKLHNQEQEQQQQQEEHEKDVHFPTPPLPKRPRMLISSQNSQSTLSISSGRDGERRPPHEPLSERMRPRTIDDVVGQDHLLAHKSLLRSAIECNRLPSIVLWGPPGTGKTSIAKAIVSSSTQRALYRFVSLSAVTSGVKDVRDAVDDARKMRAKSSKRTVLFIDEVHRFNKSQQDSFLPVIEDGSIVFIGATTENPSFHLITPLLSRCRVLTLNPLKPDQVCTLLKRAIDDLERGLLRTIDVNVKVNEDAIEFLANNCDGDARVALNALEISATTAAARVLLREPDVSIELSDSDSLEEGATVTTDDVKEALQCKHIAYDKAGEEHYNLISALHKSMRGSNPDAAIYWLARMLEGGEEPLYIARRLVRFASEDVGLADPAALTQAVSCYQACHFIGMPECNVILAQCVAYLALAPKSIAVYRAIGGAQKVVRDSVGQNEGVPLHLRNAPTKLMKELDYGKGYIYTPDDPSAAQSFLPPSIQGYKFLDWPENKNNGR, encoded by the coding sequence ATGGAGATGGAGCAGCTGCTCAGCATGGGATTCTCCAACGAGCTCGCCGCCGAGGCCTTGGCCGCTACCGGCGGCAAGTCCACCCTGGAAGCCACGGAATGGATCCTCACCCACCGCTCCTCCCCAAATCCTAATcctaaccctaaccctaaccTGAGTCAATCCCCACACCAGCCCAAGCTCGACCGGTTCTTCCAATTCCGGTCGAATCCCTCTGCCCCCAAACTCCATAATCAAGAACaagaacagcagcagcagcaagaaGAGCACGAAAAGGATGTTCACTTTCCGACGCCGCCTCTTCCTAAGCGTCCCAGGATGCTCATTTCCTCGCAGAACTCGCAATCCACTCTCTCGATTTCGTCTGGGAGGGACGGAGAACGGAGGCCCCCTCACGAGCCCTTATCAGAGCGGATGCGGCCACGCACCATAGACGACGTGGTGGGGCAGGACCATCTCCTCGCCCACAAGTCCCTCCTCCGCTCGGCCATCGAGTGCAACCGCCTCCCTTCGATTGTGCTGTGGGGTCCCCCGGGGACTGGCAAGACCTCCATTGCAAAGGCCATAGTTAGCTCCTCAACACAGCGTGCCTTGTATCGGTTTGTCTCCCTCTCTGCTGTCACCTCTGGGGTTAAGGATGTTAGGGACGCAGTCGATGATGCGAGGAAGATGAGGGCGAAGAGCAGTAAGAGGACTGTCTTGTTCATTGATGAGGTCCACAGGTTTAATAAGTCACAGCAGGACTCGTTCTTGCCCGTGATCGAGGATGGGAGTATTGTCTTTATCGGAGCCACAACAGAGAACCCATCCTTCCATTTGATCACGCCCTTATTATCCCGGTGTCGGGTTCTCACTCTTAATCCACTGAAGCCGGATCAAGTCTGCACACTCCTTAAACGGGCAATTGATGATCTGGAGAGAGGCTTATTGAGGACCATCGATGTAAATGTTAAAGTCAATGAGGATGCAATCGAATTTCTGGCCAATAACTGTGACGGGGATGCCCGGGTGGCTTTGAATGCCCTGGAGATTTCTGCCACTACTGCAGCTGCCCGGGTCTTGTTGAGGGAGCCGGACGTTTCCATTGAGCTGTCTGACAGTGATTCTCTGGAGGAAGGAGCAACCGTGACGACAGATGATGTGAAGGAGGCGCTTCAGTGCAAGCATATTGCATACGATAAAGCTGGGGAAGAGCACTATAACTTGATCAGCGCTCTTCACAAATCTATGAGAGGAAGCAATCCTGATGCTGCTATTTATTGGCTCGCGAGAATGCTGGAAGGAGGGGAAGAGCCACTGTACATCGCTCGGAGGCTGGTCCGGTTTGCAAGTGAAGAtgtcgggttagcagaccctgctGCACTGACCCAGGCAGTCTCGTGCTATCAAGCTTGCCACTTTATAGGAATGCCCGAGTGCAACGTGATTCTTGCCCAGTGTGTAGCCTACCTTGCTCTGGCTCCGAAATCAATTGCTGTATACCGGGCGATTGGGGGTGCCCAGAAGGTGGTGAGAGACTCTGTTGGGCAGAACGAGGGGGTCCCACTTCATCTTAGAAATGCACCCACGAAGCTGATGAAGGAGCTCGATTATGGAAAAGGGTATATTTATACACCCGATGATCCCTCTGCAGCACAGAGTTTTCTGCCTCCATCAATTCAGGGGTACAAGTTCCTCGACTGGCCAGAGAATAAGAACAATGGTAGATGA
- the LOC116211084 gene encoding probable serine/threonine-protein kinase PIX13 has translation MDSSLVGEPCHQILSPALWLRRDDSEELINDTNFSLRRGREMGICWGSTDFPTPSSRPAFHHGNDLMLSSTISAAASSAVVSNNTFSAALSGNSQSQAQGTTVTTLVDPVHELKVFEYGELEVLTKNFAHQISDCWEGVYRGWLDGKKSEIAVHLLGLPSGSSQLPSLIMVAKIQLFGSLSHPNLIPLLGYCLNHSEMLLVYEFSESYTSLEYHLFNSPLDTRDKKKDALPPLSWDKRLKIAVEAARGLDFLHLMDVVFLRYFQASSILLDKSFGVKIAGFNFLITDSEANQKTAKENVADFEDMKAAEHQRQQDVYDFGVVLLELLTGLPLGRSRQQPQYSVRVEWIKQRILSRDGIYILMDSRLKVSRDAAFPVARVALCCLELNPLHRPHIGQVLQTLNRIKELQESSQFCTNS, from the exons ATGGATTCCAGCCTTGTCGGTGAACCCTGTCACCAGATACTTTCTCCAGCCTTATGGCTTCGTAGGGATGATTCAGAAGAACTGATTAATGATACCAACTTCTCATTGAGACGAGGTAGAGAGATGGGAATCTGTTGGGGTTCTACCGATTTCCCGACTCCAAGCTCCCGCCCAGCTTTTCATCACG GGAACGATCTGATGCTGAGCAGCACAATCAGCGCCGCAGCATCCTCTGCTGTGGTCTCTAATAACACATTCTCGGCTGCTCTCTCTGGAAACTCCCAATCCCAGGCCCAGGGCACTACTGTGACTACCCTAGTAGATCCGGTCCATGAGCTGAAGGTATTTGAGTATGGGGAGCTCGAGGTCTTGACCAAGAATTTCGCCCATCAAATTTCTGATTGCTGGGAGGGAGTTTACAGGGGCTGGCTCGATGGGAAGAAGTCGGAGATAGCCGTCCATTTGTTGGGGTTGCCAAGTGGATCCTCTCAGCTGCCAAGCTTG ATAATGGTAGCCAAGATTCAACTGTTTGGCAGCTTATCCCATCCCAACCTCATACCGTTGTTGGGATACTGCTTGAACCACAGTGAAATGCTCCTTGTTTACGAGTTTTCAGAAAGCTACACCAGTTTGGAATATCACCTGTTCAACA GTCCACTTGACACACGAGACAAGAAAAAAGACGCACTTCCACCACTTTCGTGGGACAAAAGACTTAAAATAGCAGTCGAAGCAGCTCGAGGCCTAGACTTCTTGCATTTGATGGATGTTGTGTTTCTGAGATACTTTCAGGCCTCTTCTATACTTCTTGACAAG TCTTTTGGGGTCAAGATAGCTGGCTTTAACTTTCTCATAACTGATTCGGAAGCTAATCAAAAAACAGCAAAAGAGAACGTTGCAGATTTCGAGGATATGAAGGCAGCAG AGCATCAGAGGCAGCAAGACGTGTACGACTTTGGAGTTGTCTTGCTGGAGTTGCTGACAGGTCTACCACTTGGAAGGAGTAGGCAGCAACCACAGTACAGTGTGAGGGTTGAGTGGATCAAACAGCGCATATTGAGTCGAGACGGGATATACATTTTGATGGACTCACGGTTGAAGGTCTCTCGTGATGCTGCATTTCCAGTAGCTCGAGTTGCCCTGTGCTGCCTGGAATTGAATCCCCTACATCGCCCACATATTGGACAAGTCTTGCAGACACTAAATCGGATTAAAGAGTTGCAAGAATCCAGCCAATTCTGCACCAATTCTTGA
- the LOC116188861 gene encoding leucine-rich repeat extensin-like protein 3, with protein sequence MLFVSQHLHFPLLAVPLQTQGRIITMTGSRIRVRGSRLIVFLVLGPIHFAICDARITLNMLTTISSVLHTQNTEPYGIRTPDVSLPPFESISPLPMPAQTIPPVYAFPPGPPSFAAPAPVVHPTPNLLPPASPSPPKLTQSPSPPEFGASPPKQTPSPPKHALSPPIQLPPMVFPPPSPPPQQHKSPVYAVWCVAKPTVPDPIMQGAMDYACGAGADCKPIQPNGPCFQPNTLLAHASFAFNSYFQNKKARGGTCEFGGAAMLVTVDPSFNECHFTFN encoded by the exons ATGCTTTTTGTCTCTCAACATCTGCACTTCCCTTTACTAGCAGTGCCTCTGCAA ACACAAGGCCGGATCATTACCATGACGGGATCAAGAATTAGAGTCAGAGGATCGAGACTAATCGTCTTCCTCGTCCTAGGCCCAATCCATTTCGCAATCTGCG ATGCGAGAATCACCCTAAACATGTTGACGACAATAAGCTCAGTACTGCATACCCAAAATACGGAACCATATGGTATAAGGACGCCTGATGTTTCGCTCCCACCCTTCGAGTCGATATCGCCCCTTCCTATGCCTGCTCAAACCATACCACCTGTCTATGCCTTTCCTCCGGGTCCACCGTCGTTTGCCGCACCAGCACCCGTGGTCCACCCAACGCCAAACCTTCTGCCTCCAGCAAGTCCTAGCCCACCTAAGTTAACACAGAGCCCGAGTCCACCTGAGTTTGGCGCAAGCCCGCCAAAGCAGACGCCTAGTCCACCGAAGCATGCCCTGAGCCCACCAATTCAACTGCCACCCATGGTTTTCCCGCCACCATCCCCTCCTCCGCAGCAACACAAGTCACCGGTGTATGCGGTGTGGTGTGTTGCGAAACCAACAGTGCCCGACCCCATAATGCAGGGAGCCATGGACTATGCATGCGGGGCAGGGGCCGATTGCAAGCCTATTCAACCCAATGGGCCTTGCTTTCAGCCTAACACCCTGCTCGCCCACGCCTCGTTTGCCTTCAACAGCTACTTCCAGAACAAGAAGGCCCGCGGAGGAACTTGTGAATTCGGAGGGGCGGCAATGCTTGTCACAGTTGATCCAA GTTTCAATGAATGCCATTTCACCTTCAATTGA
- the LOC116193192 gene encoding protein GRAVITROPIC IN THE LIGHT 1, which produces MLPTGAKDSQSRENNNQKVHPQPMEEARNQNPEAVESLISNIFTNISSLKSAYIQLQSAHTPYDPDKIQAADKLVVSELKNLSELKHAYRENNPKPLCVSPQDSRLAAEIQEQQSLLKTYEVMVKKFQSEIQNKDSEILQLQQQIEEANVKKAKLEKNLKLRGLSSKESDAPGHVNGFFPVDLTPDLFLSAVEAASKAIHDFSKPLINMMKAAGWDLDAAANSIEPNVIYAKRAHKKYAFESHICQRMFSSFQQESYGIDSDAHLVDKESFFHQFLALREMDPLDVLGQSPDSNFGKFCRSKYLLVVHPKMEASFFGNLDQRNFVTGGGHPRTPFYQAFLKLAKSIWLLHRLAYSFDPNVVVFQVKSGSEFSEVYMESVVKNLVMDETDERPKVGLMIMPGFSIGGNVIQSQVYLSGVRFLNE; this is translated from the coding sequence ATGCTACCCACTGGAGCTAAAGATAGTCAATCCCGAGAGAACAACAATCAAAAGGTCCACCCCCAACCCATGGAAGAGGCCAGGAATCAGAACCCAGAAGCCGTGGAATCCCTTATCTCCAATATCTTCACGAATATTTCTTCCTTGAAATCAGCTTATATCCAGCTCCAGTCTGCTCACACTCCCTACGACCCTGATAAAATCCAGGCAGCTGATAAGCTTGTGGTCTCCGAGCTTAAGAACCTCTCTGAACTTAAGCACGCTTACAGGGAGAACAACCCGAAACCACTCTGTGTCTCTCCCCAGGACTCTCGCTTGGCTGCTGAAATCCAAGAACAGCAGAGCCTTCTGAAAACCTATGAGGTCATGGTGAAGAAGTTCCAGTCTGAGATTCAGAATAAAGACTCAGAGATTCTCCAGCTGCAGCAGCAGATTGAGGAAGCAAATGTGAAGAAGGCGAAGCTCGAAAAGAACCTCAAGCTCAGGGGCCTGTCGAGCAAAGAATCGGATGCTCCGGGCCATGTAAATGGGTTCTTTCCTGTGGATCTAACCCCTGATCTCTTTCTCTCAGCTGTTGAAGCTGCTTCCAAAGCCATTCATGATTTTTCCAAACCACTGATCAATATGATGAAAGCGGCGGGCTGGGACCTTGATGCTGCAGCGAATTCTATCGAACCGAATGTTATCTATGCAAAGAGAGCTCACAAGAAGTATGCATTTGAGTCGCACATATGCCAGAGAATGTTCAGCAGTTTCCAGCAGGAAAGTTATGGGATCGACTCAGATGCCCATTTGGTCGATAAGGAGAGCTTCTTCCACCAATTTCTTGCCTTGAGGGAGATGGATCCACTGGATGTTCTTGGGCAGAGCCCAGATTCAAATTTTGGGAAGTTTTGCAGAAGCAAGTACCTCTTGGTGGTACATCCAAAGATGGAGGCTTCATTCTTCGGAAACTTGGATCAGAGGAATTTCGTGACTGGCGGGGGCCACCCTAGGACTCCCTTCTATCAGGCCTTCTTGAAACTGGCCAAATCAATCTGGCTCTTGCACAGGCTGGCCTATTCCTTTGATCCAAATGTCGTGGTCTTCCAGGTGAAGAGCGGGAGCGAGTTCTCAGAAGTTTACATGGAGAGTGTGGTGAAGAATCTGGTAATGGATGAAACTGATGAGAGGCCAAAGGTGGGCCTGATGATTATGCCTGGTTTCTCAATTGGGGGAAATGTGATTCAGAGTCAGGTTTACCTCTCAGGCGTGAGGTTTCTGAATGAGTGA
- the LOC116193193 gene encoding leucoanthocyanidin dioxygenase isoform X2: protein MAEVAAAAAGSTAGAAMRVQSISQSGQSRVPPQYVQPVQTRPGNRAPGFDNIPSVDLSEFNPASRDRVREEIGPACRDWGAFHVIGHGVPPALLERVRAVGRAFFEEFPMEEKVKYACDASSAATEGYGSRMLENDDVVLDWRDYFDHHSLPLSRRNPSRWPHHPPDYRQVVAEYSDQMALLASKLLGLISESLGLPTSCIEDSVGEFYQNITISFYPPCPQPDLTLGLQAHSDMGAVTLLIQDDVGGLQVLKDGEWVMVQPVTDAIVVILADQTEECRTSGHNKR, encoded by the exons ATGGCGGAAGTGGCAGCAGCAGCGGCCGGCTCCACTGCCGGCGCCGCCATGAGAGTGCAAAGCATTTCCCAATCGGGTCAATCCCGGGTACCTCCCCAGTACGTGCAGCCCGTCCAGACCCGGCCCGGCAATCGCGCCCCCGGCTTCGACAACATCCCCTCGGTCGACCTCTCGGAGTTCAACCCGGCCAGCAGGGACAGGGTTCGAGAGGAGATCGGGCCCGCCTGCAGGGACTGGGGGGCGTTCCACGTCATCGGCCATGGCGTGCCGCCGGCGCTACTGGAGCGGGTGAGGGCCGTGGGGAGGGCCTTCTTCGAGGAGTTCCCGATGGAGGAGAAGGTCAAGTACGCGTGCGACGCAAGCTCGGCGGCCACGGAGGGGTACGGGAGCAGGATGCTGGAAAACGACGACGTGGTGCTCGACTGGAGAGACTACTTCGACCACCACAGTTTGCCCCTCAGCCGCCGGAACCCATCTCGGTGGCCTCACCACCCTCCGGACTACCG GCAAGTCGTGGCAGAGTATAGCGACCAGATGGCTTTGCTGGCTTCGAAGCTGTTGGGTCTCATCTCGGAGAGTTTAGGACTTCCCACTTCGTGCATTGAGGATTCTGTCGGAGAATTCTACCAGAACATTACCATTAGCTTTTACCCGCCGTGCCCTCAACCCGACCTTACGCTGGGTCTTCAAGCACATTCAGACATGGGAGCAGTCACACTTCTGATACAAGACGATGTTGGTGGGCTCCAGGTCTTGAAGGACGGCGAATGGGTTATGGTGCAGCCTGTAACCGATGCAATTGTTGTCATTCTAGCTGACCAGACCGAG GAGTGCAGAACATCGGGCCATAACAAACGGTAG
- the LOC116187281 gene encoding uncharacterized protein LOC116187281, which yields MEAVDGEVERLIATAKVVEYLEPVMSRDLLFKFPDNSAFGFDYSQSSIWSPLIPRAHVPMDSGGPVTPKKLSYGSGAKYKLRSAGKKIAASSFKLSIRVMQSNRKKKMKMKTNKKPKSKGLDFSPALMKGGACVPLAAKGWNKVLKAASKQFKKKRRRDPMAHVKLSNYLEADNI from the exons ATGGAGGCTGTCGACGGGGAAGTGGAGAGGCTCATTGCGACGGCAAAAGTCGTGGAGTACTTAGAGCCTGTGATGTCGAGGGACCTCCTCTTCAAGTTCCCTGACAACTCGGCCTTCGGTTTCGACTACTCCCAGAGCTCCATCTGGTCTCCGCTGATCCCCCGAGCTCACGTTCCTATGGACTCGGGTGGCCCAGTCACACCGAAGAAGCTCTCTTATGGGTCCGGGGCCAAATACAAGCTGCGCAGCGCCGGGAAGAAGATCGCCGCATCTTCTTTCAAGCTCAGTATTCGGGTTATGCAGAGCAatagaaagaagaagatgaagatgaagacgaACAAGAAACCAAAGTCGAAAGGGCTCGACTTCTCTCCGGCTCTTATGAAGGGCGGTGCTTGCGTCCCACTTGCCGCAAAG GGTTGGAATAAGGTCCTGAAAGCTGCCTCTAAGCAattcaagaagaagaggaggagggatCCGATGGCCCATGTGAAGCTCTCTAACTACTTGGAAGCTGACAACATTTGA